The Terriglobus roseus region AGCACCGGCGGCGCTTCTTTCTTAGCTGCGAAAGCGGGTGCGGCGAGGGCCAGCAACAGCGCGGCGGCGAACCATTTTTGTGGGATTTGCGGCATATAGGTGTAGACGCGCGGTTTACGGCTCAGTTGCGCCGGCCACTTCGTCATTATGAGACGCCATGGGGGACGGGGTAAAGTTGGCTTTGGCTTTCTGTTGATTGCCTGACGCCATGATGATGCTTCTTTACAGCCTGGGATTGTCGCTGGCGCTGGTGCTGACTGCGCCGGTGTGGGGCTGGCGCATGTTGCGGCAAGGGCGGTATCGCGAGGGATTGCGCATGCGGTTGGGTGCGGTGCCTGCGCGGCTAACGGCTTTCGTTGCGGGCAGGCCGGTGGTTTGGGTGCATTGCGTTTCCGTGGGCGAGACGCTGGCGGCTGTGCGGCTGATTGCGGAGTTCGAAGCGGCGCTACCGGAGTATGCGGTCGTTGTTTCCACAACGACGCCGACGGGGCAGCGGGTGGCTCGCGAGCGGTTTGGTGTGGACCGCGTGTTTTTCTTTCCGCTGGATTTTGCGTTTGCGGTCCGGTCGTATCTGCGGGTGTTGCAGCCGAAACTGCTGGTGCTGATGGAGAGCGAGTTGTGGCCGCGTGTGCTGGTGGAGTGTGAGTGCGCGCAGGTGCCGGTGGCGGTGGTGAATGCGCGGGTGAGCGATCGCTCGTTGCCTCGGTATATGCGGCTGCGGATGTTGTGGAAGCCGTTGCTGGAAAAGGTGTCGTTGTTGCTGGCGCAGAGTGATGAGGATGTTCGGCGGTGGCGGCAGATTGGTGCACCAGAGTCTGTCGTGCGCAGTTCGGGCAATCTGAAGTTTGATATCCGTGTGGCGGAGGAGACGCCGCTGACGCGGCTGGTGCGGCAGCATTTGCCTGCGGCCGCGAAGGTGCTGGTTTGCGGGTCGACGCATGACGGCGAGGAGTCGTTGCTGCTGGATTGCTGGAAGACGCTGCCGGTGGCGGAACGCGTGATGGTTCTTGCACCTCGGCATCCGGAACGTGCGGGTGTGGTGGAGCAGTTGATTGTGGAGCGGGGGCTGCAGGCGATTCGCCTTACTGCGTGGCGGATGGAGCCTTCGCCCATTCTGGGTGGCGCAGTGTTGCTGGTGGATACGGTGGGCGAGCTTTCATCGTTGTATGCGCTGGCTTCTGTCGCGTTTGTGGGTGGGTCGCTGATTCCACATGGTGGACAGAATCCGCTGGAGCCTGCGCGGCTTGGTGTGCCGGTGGTGATGGGCGGCAGCTACCAGAACTTTCGCGGCATGGTGGATGCGATGCAGCGTGACAATGCGATTCGCATGGTGACGCGTGAGTCGTTGTGCAGTGCGTTGAGTGAGTTGATGACGCGCGGCGATGATGGCCTGGGTCAACGCGGTCGTTTGTTTGCGGCTTCGATGATCGGTGCGACGGAGCGGACGGTGGCGACGTTGCTGTCGGTGGTGCGGGAGCGTGCTTCGTGAAGCGGCCGTGGCTGTTGCCGCTTGTGCCGCTGTGGGCTGCGGGTGCGGCGTGGAAGAATCGTGGGTTTGATCGTGGTTCCGCGAAGGTGGAGCGGCTGGAACTGCCGGTGATTAGTGTGGGCAGTTTGTCCGCTGGTGGCGCGGGTAAGACGCCGTTTGTGATTGCGCTGGGTGAGGCGCTGCGGCGTGGCGGGATTGGGTTTGATGTGTTGTCGCGCGGCTATGGGCGCACCGTGGATGCACACGCAGCGAAGCGTGTTGTTGGCACTGGTTCGGCGGAGGAGTTTGGCGATGAGCCGATGATGATGGTTCGCAGGCTGGGTCGTCGTGTATATGTGGCTGCGGAACGCGCTGCTGCGGGGCGCATGGCGGAACGCGAGCATCGTGCGCAACGGGAGTCAGGGCCGTGGGTGCATCTGCTGGACGATGGATTTCAACATCGTCAGCTGGCGCGTGCGGTGGATATTGTTTTGCTGACGCAGGCGGATGTGCAGGATGCGTTGTTGCCCGCAGGGGATTTGCGTGAGCCTTTGAAATCGCTGTGTCGTGCGGATGTGGTTGTGCTGCGCAAGGATGAGGCGGCAGCGTTGCGGCCTGTTGTGGAACGTGTTGTGGCGTCGGCAAAGAAGAAGCCGCTGGTGTGGGAGATGGAGCGCGGCTTTCATTTTGTTGAGGGAACGCCTGCTTCTTCGCCGTTAGCCTTTTGTGGCATTGCCCGGCCAGATGCGTTTCTGGAATCGTTGCGGCTTAGCGGCGTGGAGCCTGCGTCGTTTGTGGCTTTGAAAGACCATCAACGTTATGACGATGGAGTGATGCAGCGGTTGGCGGAGACAGCGGAGCGCGTGAAGGCGAATGGCTTTGTGACAACGGCGAAGGATGCGGTGAAGTTGTCGCCAGCGATGCGTGCCACGTTGCAGCGTGTTGGGCCAATTGCAGTGGCGGATATTGAAGTGACGATCTGCGATGAGGCGCGTTTCATTCCGGAACTGATGAAGTTGCTTTGAATGATTCTTCACGTGGCCCACATGTCGTTTCACCTTATGCTCTTCGATGACTGCAGCGATGCGCGCTGCTGCGAATGGGAAACAGATTGAACAGTGCTCCCAACATTTTGATTGTGCGCGTGGGCGCGATGGGCGATGTGCTGCATGCCATGCCCGCGGTTGCGGCGCTGCGTGCGGCGATGCCGGAGGCATCCATCGGATGGGCGATTGAACCGCATTGGTCGCCGCTGTTGCGTGCATATCCCGGTGTAGCGGCGCGGGGGCTCGAGATGCCGCTGGTGGATCGCGTCCATACTGTTCCGGCGAAAGAGTGGTCGCGGCATCCGTTTTCGTTCGCAACGTTGAGCAGCATTCGCAATTTGCGGCGTGAGTTGCGATGGCAGCGATATGACATCGCGATTGATCTGCAAGGTTCGATTCGGTCGTCGGTGATTGCACGGATGAGTGGTGCGCGGCAGATTGTGGGTAGTGCCGATCCTCGCGAGAAGCAGGCGGGCTGGCTGTATCGGCAACGCGTGCAGACGCGGAAGACGAACGTGGTGGATCAGGCAGCGGAGATTGTTTCTGCGGCGATGAAGTTGTCATTACAGCCGGTGAAGGCGCCACTGCCGGTGTCGCAGCCTTCGGAGCAGTGGTGCGATACGTTGTTTCGTGGGTTGCCGGAGCGCCCTGTGGTTTTGTTAGCGCCGACGGCGGGTTGGGGCGCGAAGGAGTGGCCTGCGGTGCGTTTTGGGCATCTAGCGCGTGCGTTGGATGAGCGTGGCTACACGGTGCTGGTGAATGCGTCGCCGTTTGGGCCGGACGGCGCAGCGGGTATGGTGGTGGCTGCTTCGCAGGGCCATTGCAGGGCGGTGCCTTGCACCATTCCGCAGTTGATGGCGTTGGTGCAGCGTGTGGTGTTGGTGATTGCAGGCGATACTGGACCGCTGCATCTGGCGGCGGCTTGTGGTGTGCCCGCCCTGGGGTTGTTTGGGCCCACGGATCCGCTGCGTACCGGGCCTTGGGGCATGCGATCCAAGACGTTGCGGCATCGGCTGAGCCAAACGGATCATCGTCGGCACGCGATGGTGGAACGCGGATTGGCGGAGATTACGGTGGACGAAGTGTTGAACACCGCGTTGGAACTGTTGCCACAGTCTGACCGCAAGTAACGCGGCAGGGCATAATGACAGAGGCATGGCAGTGGAAATGGGCAAGGGCGAACGGTTGGTACGGAGGATTCGTGTTCCTCTGGGATTTGTCTTTGCGGCGTTGTTTTTGTGGTTGGCGCGACCTTCGTTTTTGTCGCTGGCGCTGAGTTTGTTGCTGGTGGTTCCGGGGCTTTGGCTGCGCGGTTATGCCGCCGGTTACGTCAAAAAGAATGCAGAGCTGACGCAGACCGGGCCATATGCGTACACGCGCAATCCGCTGTATCTGGGTTCGGTGATGGCGGCGTTTGGATTTGCGTTCGCTTCGCGGCGTTGGGAACTGGTTGTGCTGCTGGCGCTACTGTTCGTGGTGATCTACGGGCCGGTGATTCTGTCAGAGGAGCGATTCCTGCGCGGGCACTTTGCGGATTTTGATGAGTACGCGTCGCGCGTGCCTCGTTTGTTGCCCCGATTCACGCCTGCGCCCGCGCCAGCAGGACAAACTTCAGCGGGTTTCGACGCGGAGCGTTACAAGAAACATCGCGAGTACAATTCGGTGATGGGCGCGGCGGGTATCTACGCCACGCTGTTGGTGCTGATGTGGGTTCGCGCGCATTGGGGCATGCAATAAGGGTCTGAGTTCACGAGAGGGGCTACTGCGGGTTGAATCGGTTTCGGAATGCCCTTCTGGCAATGGTGTGTTTGCCAGCCCTGATTTCGCTGCCTGCGGCGGCGCAAAAGTTCTCATTGCCGTTTACTGCAGATAAGGAAGGTGTGCCGCCAGCACAGGCTCCGCTGATGACACCGCCCATGCAGGGCTATGTGTTTCCGCAACATCAGACGCTGACATTCACCGTGGATTGGCGCGTGTTTACCGCCGGGCGTGCCGTGTTTCAACTGGATCAGGCCGGGCCGCTGATGAAGGTGCAGGCCAGCGCCGATACGGTTGGCGCGACCAACATGATCTACCAGGTGATTGATCGCTTCCAGTCGAGCTTCAACATGGCGACTGGCTGCTCTGCAGGGTTCAGCAAGCAGACGCAGGAAGGCCGCAGAAAGATCAATAGCGATCTGGTCTTTACACCGGGTGCAACTGCTCCTGCGCCTGTAGCGGGTGGGCAGCCCGTGCTGGGAACGCAGGTGCTGACCGAACGCAATGTGGTGAAGAACACCACGAAGACGCAGCAGGGACAGATTCCTGCATGCGTGACGGATGCGCTGTCCGGCATCTTTTATGTGGGATCGCAGAAGCTGACGGTGGGGCAGGATTTCAAGTTGCCGCTGGCAGATGCGCTGCGTACTGTTGCTGTGACGATGAAGGTGGAGGCTCGCGAGGATGTGAAGACACCTGCGGGTACGTTCACCACGATTCGTGTGCAGCCGACGGCGGATGCCGGTGTGGTGAAGAATCGCGGCACGATTACGATCTGGTATTCGGATGATGCACGGCACCTGCCAGTGCAGATTCGCGCGAAGATGCTGTGGGGAACGATTACGTTCCATCTGCAGTCCGTTCAGTAAGTACTTCGGTACTTCGTACCGTTCTCGACGCTTCGCGTGTTTCCGCTTTGCGCTATAGAGCTGTCATCGGTGGCTTCCTCTACACTGTTGCGTATGGCTGCTGACTGCATCTTCTGCCGCATTGCCGCGGGGACCATTCCTTCCACGAAAGTGTTTGAGGACGAGCGCGTTCTGGCGTTTCGTGATCTGCATCCCGTTGCGCCGACGCATGTGCTGGTGATTCCGAAGGAGCATATTGCTTCTACCGCGCATGCCGTGGAGACGCATGAGGCGCTGCTGGGGCATCTTCTGCTGGTTGCCGCGAAGGTGGCGGAGCAGGAGGGGCTGGCGAAGGGATTCCGCGTGGTGACGAACACCGGTGCGGATGGCGGCCAGACGGTGGACCACCTGCATCTGCATGTTCTGGGCGGCCGTTCCATGACGTGGCCTCCGGGCTAAACTGCCGCCTCCCGAAAGAGCGTTCTCCTTGCTACACTCGCAGCACTCTGTCCTGTGACGGAGAGGGAGATTCATGGCCACGATCAACACGCCCCCGCCTGCCTTCAAACCGTTTGTTCCTGCAGAAGAGTCGCGACCGGAATTGACGGTTCGCGCCATTCTGATTGGCGCTTTATTCGGGATTTTGTTTGGCGCGGTGACGGTCTACGTGGGGTTGAAGGCCGGACTGACGGTTGCGGCTTCGATTCCGATTTCGGTGCTGTCAATTTCAATTCTGCGCGTGCTGGGGCGGGCGTCGATCTTGGAAAACAATATTGTCCAGACGACGGGCAATGCGGGGCAGTCGATTGCTTCGGGCGTGATCTTCACGCTGCCTGCGCTGATCTTTCTGGGTTTTGATCTGGAGTATGCGCGCATCTTTGCGCTGGCGCTGTTCGGCGGATGGATCGGTGTGCTGTTCATGATTCCTCTGCGACGACAGTTGATTGTGGAAGAGCATGGCGCGCTGTTGTATCCGGAAGGCACGGCTTGTGCGGATGTATTGATTGCGGGCGAGCGCGGCGGGTCGTTTGCGTCGCGCATTTTTCTGGGCATGGGAATGGGC contains the following coding sequences:
- a CDS encoding 3-deoxy-D-manno-octulosonic acid transferase; amino-acid sequence: MMMLLYSLGLSLALVLTAPVWGWRMLRQGRYREGLRMRLGAVPARLTAFVAGRPVVWVHCVSVGETLAAVRLIAEFEAALPEYAVVVSTTTPTGQRVARERFGVDRVFFFPLDFAFAVRSYLRVLQPKLLVLMESELWPRVLVECECAQVPVAVVNARVSDRSLPRYMRLRMLWKPLLEKVSLLLAQSDEDVRRWRQIGAPESVVRSSGNLKFDIRVAEETPLTRLVRQHLPAAAKVLVCGSTHDGEESLLLDCWKTLPVAERVMVLAPRHPERAGVVEQLIVERGLQAIRLTAWRMEPSPILGGAVLLVDTVGELSSLYALASVAFVGGSLIPHGGQNPLEPARLGVPVVMGGSYQNFRGMVDAMQRDNAIRMVTRESLCSALSELMTRGDDGLGQRGRLFAASMIGATERTVATLLSVVRERAS
- the lpxK gene encoding tetraacyldisaccharide 4'-kinase, with amino-acid sequence MKRPWLLPLVPLWAAGAAWKNRGFDRGSAKVERLELPVISVGSLSAGGAGKTPFVIALGEALRRGGIGFDVLSRGYGRTVDAHAAKRVVGTGSAEEFGDEPMMMVRRLGRRVYVAAERAAAGRMAEREHRAQRESGPWVHLLDDGFQHRQLARAVDIVLLTQADVQDALLPAGDLREPLKSLCRADVVVLRKDEAAALRPVVERVVASAKKKPLVWEMERGFHFVEGTPASSPLAFCGIARPDAFLESLRLSGVEPASFVALKDHQRYDDGVMQRLAETAERVKANGFVTTAKDAVKLSPAMRATLQRVGPIAVADIEVTICDEARFIPELMKLL
- a CDS encoding glycosyltransferase family 9 protein — protein: MNSAPNILIVRVGAMGDVLHAMPAVAALRAAMPEASIGWAIEPHWSPLLRAYPGVAARGLEMPLVDRVHTVPAKEWSRHPFSFATLSSIRNLRRELRWQRYDIAIDLQGSIRSSVIARMSGARQIVGSADPREKQAGWLYRQRVQTRKTNVVDQAAEIVSAAMKLSLQPVKAPLPVSQPSEQWCDTLFRGLPERPVVLLAPTAGWGAKEWPAVRFGHLARALDERGYTVLVNASPFGPDGAAGMVVAASQGHCRAVPCTIPQLMALVQRVVLVIAGDTGPLHLAAACGVPALGLFGPTDPLRTGPWGMRSKTLRHRLSQTDHRRHAMVERGLAEITVDEVLNTALELLPQSDRK
- a CDS encoding methyltransferase family protein, encoding MAVEMGKGERLVRRIRVPLGFVFAALFLWLARPSFLSLALSLLLVVPGLWLRGYAAGYVKKNAELTQTGPYAYTRNPLYLGSVMAAFGFAFASRRWELVVLLALLFVVIYGPVILSEERFLRGHFADFDEYASRVPRLLPRFTPAPAPAGQTSAGFDAERYKKHREYNSVMGAAGIYATLLVLMWVRAHWGMQ
- a CDS encoding DUF3108 domain-containing protein; protein product: MNRFRNALLAMVCLPALISLPAAAQKFSLPFTADKEGVPPAQAPLMTPPMQGYVFPQHQTLTFTVDWRVFTAGRAVFQLDQAGPLMKVQASADTVGATNMIYQVIDRFQSSFNMATGCSAGFSKQTQEGRRKINSDLVFTPGATAPAPVAGGQPVLGTQVLTERNVVKNTTKTQQGQIPACVTDALSGIFYVGSQKLTVGQDFKLPLADALRTVAVTMKVEAREDVKTPAGTFTTIRVQPTADAGVVKNRGTITIWYSDDARHLPVQIRAKMLWGTITFHLQSVQ
- a CDS encoding histidine triad nucleotide-binding protein, which translates into the protein MAADCIFCRIAAGTIPSTKVFEDERVLAFRDLHPVAPTHVLVIPKEHIASTAHAVETHEALLGHLLLVAAKVAEQEGLAKGFRVVTNTGADGGQTVDHLHLHVLGGRSMTWPPG